A stretch of DNA from Vicinamibacteria bacterium:
CTGTGACCGCCTCCCCGATGGCCCGAAGTGCCGCCGCCTCTTCGTCCGAGAGGTAGGCGACGGCCTTTACGGCGGCGAGCCCGGCCTTGACCGTGTCCATCTGCGGCTCGGTTAGCGCCGGCCATGGGAGCGGTGGCTCGGGCGAGCGCTCCAAGGCCAACGTTGCGTGCGGCCCGTGGCCCGCGCGGTCCAGCACCGCAATGGCGGCCTTGGTTACCGCGGACATGTCGTCTGAACGCTGGCACAGTGGGCAGAGTCCATGAGGAGCTTCGATGATGCGGAGGAGCGCGTCGAGCGCCGGGTCCACCATGGCGCGGAGTCGCTCGCGCGCCGAGCGGATTGCCTGCGGCGAAGCCCCGCCGTGCAACCTGCAGACGAACCCGCCGAGCATCGGAGGACGGCCGCAGCGCTGGCCGGCGCGATTCGTGGCGCGGCATGTGCGGGCCAGTGCGAAGGGGTTAGCGCTCATGTCCTCTCTTTGGGCGTGCCAATGCCCGAGGGCATTGGTCGGAAACGCCACGGGTTGATGGGGTGCCGAGCTCCATAGGGTCCCCGGCTCGCGCGCGCGGGAAGCCGGCGGCCGGCCGGGGCGGGCGGGCCTTTTGGCCGGTTTCGTGGACCTTGCCCCGGCACTGCGACTGCGCCCAAACCCATGTTGGGAGCAGTTGGGCGCAGTGGGGCGCAGTCAAAAAGGCCCGGCCCGGCCCGCCGGGGTGACTGCGCCCAACGCAGTCCCCTATAGGCGGGGTGGGCGCAGTGGGCGGAGTGGAAACCGGCCCGCCCCACTCAGCCCTCCCCCATCCGGGGCGCAGTCGGCCGGCCGGGGTCACGACCCCGCCTCCAGTTCCATCTGCTGCACGAGCAGGCTGTAGAGAATGGTCCTCTGCCCGCGACGTTTCTCCTCGGTCCTAGTGACGCCCTCCCGCTCTCGCAGTGCGTCGCGGACCTTGCGCCTAGCGTCCCCGGTGACGTTGCCGCTGGCACTGACGAGCCCCGCGGCCTTCGCGATCACGTCCACGGTCCGAGGCTCGCTCGTGAGTGCTCTCGTCTTCACGATGAGCTTCCACGTCTCGCTGGCCACCGCGTTCTTCGTGGCCCCAAGGCTTTCGTAGACCCCGGTGGTTGGGTCGTAGCGGATAGTCTGCGGCTCCAGCGACACGAACCGCCCCTTGCCGCTCAGCCGCCGCAGGCTGCCAAACGCTCCGTCCGCGTACCGAAGCGAGAGGATGTAGTCAGCGGCCCCGGCAGCTGCCGACGCGCCCCGCAGGGCACGTGTGGGGTCGGCCTCGTCCTCCTGGTCCTCGCCCTTGCCCGCGTGCGCGTCGATGAGCCACGGGACGCCGAGCGTGCGAGTGGCGGCTTTGACCCGCTCTACCACCATGACGGCACCCGCGTTGTCGTTTTCGTCGTCGACTTCCCCGCGAATCACGGCTTGCCAGGAGGCGATTAGGACGAGCCCGTAGCCGCCGGCCTTGACGGTCTCGGCGATGGCCGCGAGCCCCAGATCGTTGAGGACTACGCCGCGCCGGTAGAACGTCATGGCGCCGGGCTCGGCCACGAGGTGTCGAGCTACCCACGCTGTGTACTCGGGCGGGTCCTCGGCGGCGATGTAGAGAACTCGCGCCTTGGTGGTGTTCCGCCCGAGGAACGGGACGCCGCTCGAGACTGCCGCGCCGAGAGCCTGCCCCAGCGTGGTCTTGCCGACCTTCGTGTACGCCACGAGCATCCCGAGCGTGCCGATGGCAGGGACGATACCGCCGAGGACATATGGCACGCCCTGCTCGGCGATGTCCCGCCCTTCCGCGGCCACGAGGGTGGCGTCGGTGAGCCATTCGGCATCAAGGCCAAGCGACTCCGCGGTCCGCGGCTCCTCTTGCCACGGCCGAGTAGAGCGCACGATCTCACGTATAGCCTTGTCGGACGGCCGCGGGTCGAAGCGGGCATCTACCCACCCGCGTAGCATGGCGAATGTCGCCTCGTCGTCATGGCCCCGGCGGCGCAGAGAGCCCGCCTCGCGGATGAGTGCGTCGTGCTGCTCGCCCTGGCCGACGACCCCGTCCGGGGCCTTGGTCGAGCGGGCCGCGCGTCGCTGCGCGCTCCAGAAGTCGATTACTTTGGTCACGTCGCCGAGTACTTCGGTGTTCACGCAGTCGCCGGTGACGGTGAAGTAGGGCGGCCTCGCGTCCGTGGCGAAGGTGGGCGTGCCGTCGCCGTTGAATTTCAGCTCTACAGGCGGCAGGTGGGAGCGGCCGAACACCTTGACCCCCGTGCCGCTCGGCGAGACTTCGGCGTAGCACCCGACCGCTGTCCCGAAAAGGATGTCGTCCGCGACCGGGTGCAGCTGGTGCGTGGCCGGGTCGAGGCAGTCGT
This window harbors:
- a CDS encoding HGGxSTG domain-containing protein gives rise to the protein MSANPFALARTCRATNRAGQRCGRPPMLGGFVCRLHGGASPQAIRSARERLRAMVDPALDALLRIIEAPHGLCPLCQRSDDMSAVTKAAIAVLDRAGHGPHATLALERSPEPPLPWPALTEPQMDTVKAGLAAVKAVAYLSDEEAAALRAIGEAVTARIEAAKEAH
- a CDS encoding AAA family ATPase gives rise to the protein MAGSSVAGGRVSIPEFVPPELRAAHRWVAWRPLDDKKPPVGDDGRALQEWNAPEKLLSYEAAVARAARLADGGVGFVLGDGISGIDMDDCLDPATHQLHPVADDILFGTAVGCYAEVSPSGTGVKVFGRSHLPPVELKFNGDGTPTFATDARPPYFTVTGDCVNTEVLGDVTKVIDFWSAQRRAARSTKAPDGVVGQGEQHDALIREAGSLRRRGHDDEATFAMLRGWVDARFDPRPSDKAIREIVRSTRPWQEEPRTAESLGLDAEWLTDATLVAAEGRDIAEQGVPYVLGGIVPAIGTLGMLVAYTKVGKTTLGQALGAAVSSGVPFLGRNTTKARVLYIAAEDPPEYTAWVARHLVAEPGAMTFYRRGVVLNDLGLAAIAETVKAGGYGLVLIASWQAVIRGEVDDENDNAGAVMVVERVKAATRTLGVPWLIDAHAGKGEDQEDEADPTRALRGASAAAGAADYILSLRYADGAFGSLRRLSGKGRFVSLEPQTIRYDPTTGVYESLGATKNAVASETWKLIVKTRALTSEPRTVDVIAKAAGLVSASGNVTGDARRKVRDALREREGVTRTEEKRRGQRTILYSLLVQQMELEAGS